TTTTCAGAATCATACTTACCCCCAAAAGTCTTCCGAGCcccattttttatcatttagcCCCCAGAGAAACCCCTTTCCCGGGAAATCTTCCCTTTGCGAGGCATTATTATTACAGTCTCTTTCTACGTAGATCTCTCTATATAATATACTCCTGTAAGTTCAGAGCTACAGACAAGCTTGAAATCTTTTTAAGTTTGGTGCTTTAGATATTGAAAATTGACGAAAAGTGCATTTAAATATGCCATTATACAGATTGAAAAATCGTAAATATATATAGATTacctgtaaatttacagataatctgtaaaatTAATATTCCACTTTCCTACACCTGTTAACAGAGGTCAAACCATAGCATAGAAATTCGACTCATGCCTAGGTCCAGACCCTTAGACCTACCCTATAAAAAACACTATTGGGTAGGGCCTGGACCTAAACCAACTAACTGTATGTGAGCCATGATACTGTGATATTTTTTGCAAAGGTCAATCTCTTTCCTCCACCTATGacctatcacgaaaatatctcagaatcacttgacgtcaaattatttggactaggccTGGACCTAGTCATAGCCTCTATTCCgactaaacagctgatcgcatgtactgacatgctgccgtttgacgtCATAGACCGAGGCCCGATaagggtagccgaattcagagctctatgtatagatgaGCCGGACCCGTGGGTCAAACTCAACGACCTAACGATGTaatatgttttctgtattttttttgtgGTTATTCGATTGTAAAGAAAGTAAAGCAAGGCTAAGCATAGGAATTTGatattcaaagaaaaaattaGCTTATCTTACCTGaaaaaatgttacacaaaaaattatataaaaagaaatggcAGGACGCAATGCCTTCAACCCATCCACTATTCTGTATCTGTAAATATTCTACTTTCCTCTAGACTagagacaagcttactgtcgctgagtggctgctttttaaatTCTGACTTTGACTTTTACAGTTTGACCATCACAATTTCAGGgatgtaaaattccactcgcccgctcgcattggcgagttaaagtctggataggacgagtggatctcgctgtatactcgaccgatagggcgagtggtttttacgtcgtagctttaatgaaattcagtcatTACATCTTAAAAACGTCAACAAACATTgactttgattgactggaatttacccgcgaatcgtaaagatatcaaaacgtcatgccggtaattttccattccgagagcacatgcgacctatcgtaatatcaaatttacatctccattacttttgtttatcgacacgtgcacaaaaaaaataaaacaaactgtacTGTATACTTCGGATTAGTTAGACTACAACTTTCTTAGACCTGCATGGTTAGCTAAAAAaatcagctcagagatgtttatatgctgttaatggacgcgaccatcagaaaataaaaacagcgtcagttaacaggctggtaacattgccctatcgggctttcgacataaaaactgatatttcttgaaaaataatgaagatatttctttcatacTTGgcccatttattaagcataacatatgacacaaattaaaataaaaataacttggttgccttcaggtttggtagaattatttccccttttcagatttttatgaagCATAATTTCTGAAGTCCAAAAAGATTTGTTCtgatgctaagtttaaaacaaaaatgggttcaatggctttctaatgctcaaaattattgcgctagtacatgaatgtatacattttactgtgttttcacttacattatagagaaatgttaattctaaaaaaaatgttcatacatctgcactagaaacaaagtattaaccctaaatatatagagaAAAGGTATtcgcgcacaagtttggagcaatagatagccattgaacccttttctgttttaaacattatattaacacataattttttggacttcaaaaattaagcatcataaaaatcttaaaaacttttaaaaaaggggagtaattctaacaaactgaaggcaacaaagttatttatatcttaatatGTCTCATGTGTTatgtttaataaatggaccaagtttgaaagaaataccttcattatttttgaagaaatattagtttttatgccgaaagcccgatcgggcaatgttaccagcctggtaAGTTATGGCAGCCAGAACTAAGACCTGGCGAGATAACACCATTTCTACAATTCGGACAGCTCCAGATAGAttaacaacaaacaaatattgttaataaagatTTCCAGCGAAAACATAAACCACCTACTTGACAAATAATCCTTTCGTAAAAGCTAGAAATAACACCTCAATAACCTACTATTCGGACACGCGCCATCTTGAGTGAAAGCGGGTCGCACTTAACTACTGACGACTTTAACTTAACTGACGATATAGAGTAGGCCCCTATATAGGAAACTGCTGACCACATAGGTAAAGAATTATCGAAAACTACTGACCATATAGATAATAAAGAGGGAAAATCGATCCACACTGAGATTGCCTTTTGGGTATTGTACAACATAAAACAAGTGTGAAGGtttaatattttcttataatatggcgtttttaaagataatttattaATGAATTAGCCACCGTCCTTTAATCAAAATATGTAATgtcaaaaacacataaaatttcatacatggaacatattttatgttattcaaattaaaaatgtgtaCATTGTTATGATAACATAATGGAAGAAATACATGTAAACTATTCTGTTCACATAAATTAAACTCTCCATGGTTCATCATTTAAATCACTCACACGAACACATTGGCCGAGAGGGCTTAGACACCTTCCGATAGAGGTGAAGGccctgggttcgattcctggctactcccattgcggtgtgtccttgggcaatgcactttatcacaattgcctcagtcgacccagctgtaaatgggtaccagcaaattgcagAGGGGTaaggttttaactgttcttaaaatagagcttatgttcattgtttcataaAGCGACGGTTTTacgtttaccttttacctttacgAATAGTAAACAATATAGTAATATATGAACAAAGCATAATTATACACAAAAGATACCACATTATAGTGATGACCAAGTGATACTGTTATTCATTCTGATGAAACATAGTACATAATCATGTGCTAAATGCAAACAGAACAAACAAATTCAACGTCAACATGCGATACATCAACTGGTGCCTCCACGAAGTGTTTGTGGTACCAATGGTCAgcagaactgttttaaatttatacAGAAGCATTCAGCAGTTTCAATATTTCACACTATATTTAACTGTCCAACACTTTCTAGCGATATCGTATTTGCGTGAAATTGCTGACCACAtagaaataaaggaaaatttaatACATACCTGGCCGGTCAGCATATTTACttatatttaactggtcagcattTTCTAGCGATATCGCATTCGCGTAAAATTGCTGACCACATAGATATAGAGTGAAATGGTCAGCAGAACTGTTTCAAATTTATACAGAAGCATTCAGCAGTTTCAATATTTCACACTATATTTAACTGTCCAGCACTTTCTAGCGATATCGTATTTGCGTGTGAAATTGTTGACCACATAGAAATAGAGGAAAATGGTCAGAAGAATTATTGTTTCACAAGTATATAGAAGCGATCAGCAGTTTCAATATTTCACACtgtatttaactggtcagcactttctAGCGATATCACATTTGCGTGAAATTGCTGACCACAATAGAAATAGAGGGAAATGGTCAACATTTATCTATTGTGTATTTTTCGTACGGACGAAACAAAATCTACTCGACGAATTACCGTATTGCAGTAGGCTGAAAATACAATTCCGTATTTTGTCTGTACTTTCAgtatatttcagtatttatttttttaatataactgtatgattttaaatacaaaacatatGCATTGTAAAAGGCTGAAACGCTTACCTGCAGCTAATTTTGTATTTATGTCGAAACGATTTTCACGACCACCATTTGAAGTTCGGTGTCTTTTTCAAGTTGGTACAGAATTCATCACATGACAGTTTACGCATTTAGGATTGACCCGAGTCCATTACCTCTCGAATAATATCCTCTAGGTGTAGTTTTGATATACAGCGGCTGCATTCGCGCAATCCATCGACCAGAACAGAAAGTTCGATAACTCTTCTACCACCTATCCATCCTTTTTCGTTCCTGTTttcaaaatgctttaaattttcaatttttctcaaatttttgAGACTCTGAAACTTTCATGACGATCTCATATTTCACGTTTGAACATATAACTTTACGTCATTTCCGTCTAATTCGTGTGCTTTTCCTCTTTATTGTTGAGCCACCAGAAAAATCGTGTATGTGCATTACAGATCTCTTTTTGCCCgtccgtttagctcagtagggagagcgtcggtctacggatcgcggggtcgtgcgTTTGATCCGCGGGCGGGGCATATgatttccgtgacgatttgataaaatacattgtgtctgaaataattcgccctccacctctgattcatgtagggaagttgacagttacatgtggtgaacaggtttgtactggtacagaatccaggaacactggttaggttaggcttaaaaaaatctttgtttccggtaacatgctcaaaaaagttagggtaggtaggtcggaatttttttttttttttttttggatattttttattaagggagacttttcggaaattatatttgtgtcaaaaatgaatacgaataagggggttatgcctttagagcattagtaagttgatttctaacatcactggccatgtctaaaacataaaatgtgcagttttgcaactttttgttaaaaagttgaaataaatattctccaagaccataaaacatttagggtcgggccaaaaatttagagtaggttaatcaaacccaaaacaaacattacAAAACACATATCTCTTTTAGAAACTCAAATAACATTAACTATTTTCCGATAGGAATCTCTAATCATtaagtttatttgtttaattaaaaacatcgtaatatgatataattattgaaCGAAAAGTATTGACACATGAGGCATTACTTTGCCAGTCTTTCGTGCATTTAAATGAAAAGGGCTAAGTAACCTAAATAGATAGAACAAAATTGCTCTCAAAGTCACATATTCACCAGTCGGACTGTTTGAAGATGTTATAGAGGTTAAATCAATGAATTGAGAGGTCGCGGAATCGAACAGCCAGTGAGATGTATGTTTATCTGTTGCTATACCAACACTTTTTCAAGAACAATATTTCTAATGaagtattttaatatattattttaatcataattaACTTATTCATGAACTGAATTAAGCATGCGATTAAAATTGCGAGTGTAAAAAGTCAGCGATGCGATCAATGCGTACACATAGACTATTAATACTACTAGAAGCACTTCGATTTTTTTTCAACCAGGTAAAAATGTAAGTTACATCAAGACAAATAAACAATAAGTTTTAACCATATATTGGTCTTCTTTACTATTGTGTACAGGTATATTGTAAGGAGATCCTCGTGTTTactttttacagatattttagTATCAAATGTATTCAAAACATAATCGTCATCAATGCTGGAGAATTGATATGGGCCTGCTTCTAACAAGAAAATCCAATTAACGTGCTTTTACAAAAGGGTTCTCgaatgtagggataacacatgttttttcGTGTAATAACGTCTGTagaatcccaagggattctgcagatgttataacatcaaatgaacatgcgctaacgctattctagcataaaacgcggaaaaatactaataaatgaatacatccgacctcaacgtcattaaatttccatgaaatgcgcggaaatgtctgagttgttttttactgttgacatcattttgttttgaattatccattttggggccgaatgacgtttacgctttgccacggaactctaaaaaggtgttataacagcacgtgagcgcgagaatctctctgttaacacacgttttttctcctgttaaaacacccccgaaatgtgacagtcacagcagttttatgctagaataagcGAGTGTACACACATGCTTTTAGGGAAGAAAGATTTACACTGTTACGTCATGACGTGGCGTTCCGCTGTCCCGTCAGACGCCTTATTTTTATTTGCGTaacgattttcaaagtttgtttttttttgcaaaaaaatccaCCGTGAACATAtatctttttaatttcaattttcaattaaCATACCTTAAAaatgtaatgcaaaaaaaaatattgaaaaattctTTCACCGCGCgcgcaaaaaaaaaatagatgaaatatGCAAATTGATGTAAAGTTTTTAGTACTTATTTTGCCGCTCCAAGCGTGCGCTTTCCTTCCATAATTGCTAAGATATAGCTTGAAAATTGGTTCTTAAGTATTTAGCTACTTCCAATATGAACAAACTGTGAGCAGGCGGGACAAAAATAAATTCGGACCATTTTCCACTAAGTAATGGCACAAAAACTAAGTTCTTCGTGATAAAAGCAGGTATCGTTAGGTGGCGCTTCTCATAACACAGAATAACATATAAGACAGAAACTGTGCAAAATATATAGCATTTTCgaaagatatagtcttaaatctACATTCAGAatgaatttctttaatttacattaatgtttgactttttttggTCTAAGGTATGGAGCCACCTTAAAAATGTAGATTCAAAAATATCGaatttttaaatatgtaaaaaaaatattatttttacaaatgaAAAGTTTCCTTAGAGACAGATTAAGATAAAATCGgtcttatttttcatatatatatcagtaaaacgattttatttatctttttcttCGGTCCTCCTAACGCACCATTTTAGGCTCACGAAAATATACACCGGCATTTTCAAAATCGTTGTTTTTTTAGGAATAGACTGATCTGAATGATGCAAATAAAGCAGATTAGTTTCAGTGCGTCTTCCTGAAAGTCAGCTTAACAAAAAAAGCAATTTCCATTCAGGCATCAACATACTGGGATATCGCAAAATATTAAGGAGACCAAAAATTGTCTCCCAAATCCAAATCTGACGATCAACGCCACACTATTCCCTTCCTTTTGTTTTGCAGATCACCATTCCAGGAACTTTCACCAGATAAACAAATACAAGAAAACGATGATAAAGAGACGTTTGCTAAGTTTTATAAGATCATTTACCCTACCATTGCATGTCACAAAGAATGCAAGCAAGTTCAACATTCAGAGATTTTGGGCGCTCGGAGTTACAACGATGTCTGCACTTCTTTTCTTGTTcatattgtttttaaacaaaggTAAGAAAAACAACTAGGTAACTGTCTGATCAAAACAGTATATTTTTTCAACAGGTTGGTTCCATTGCCTTTCTGCTCTTTTGTATTACTTAAATCAGACGAGTGTTTGCTCTTCCATAAAACGTAGACTTTCCATGCAAATTTGTACAGAATGGCAAATTTAACTAAATTTTAGGGATTTAGGCAGTTTGCAGACTTTAGAAAAGAAACGTGTTGAATATAGTTTTTAagttgtttgttctttttttcgcAGAACGGTATTTGTTTAATTACACATATTTATCAGAGACCTGTCataaagaataaatgttaaaatcagTAACTGAATGAAGTTAGTGAAAGAATTACGAGTTCCGAAGTCAATGTCTTAAAAAGTAGTATTCATTCCAATAAGAAAACACATTCGGGAACATAACTTTTAGTCTGTTGCAGCAATATATCAATATTCCAGCAGTTAAACATGATGCCTACATGTCTTAATTTCCATGAGTTAGACTTTTACCCACCCCAAACGAAAAATGAAACGCCGCAGTTGCCTTCTGTCGGGACATTTCATGTCATTATGTCCGTGTGTAGTGTTAAAGTGTCAAATTAGTGTATCAATATGTCagaatttattttatcatgtcAGAGTATGTTGTTAAATTGTCAAAAAAAGTCTTTCgtcgggacatttcatgttatcatatCCTAATGTAGTGTTAGCGTGTCAATTCAGTGCGTtattatgttatgaaagtttGTTATCATGTCTGAATATGACATTGACTTGTCTAAATACTGTCTTGTTATGCTAATTATTAGGTATGTTATAATGTTAAGGCACTGTGTGATCCTGTCTACTTAgcgtgttatttttttaaaagatagacAAGATTAAATGATACTTTAACAAGATTGAATAGCCATTTGACTTAAACGACACTGTTTCGACACGTTAACACACCAGTTTGATATAATAACTTGCCTAAGTGACATAATAGGTGATTATTTGGACAAATAAACATCGACGTTTGACATGATAACACCATAttgacacaacactttgacaagttattttttaacatattaaCGCACGCGGGAGGCAATATCACACGGTACCTTGACATAATAACACAGcattcattataataatacaaTTTCTACCAGCAGACACAAAACTTTAGCATAATAGTATTCCTTATTATTAGAATAAGGCACAATTTACACAAGATAACATTACACTTTGAATTATTTACATATCATATAAACAgaagcctccgtggccgagtggataTGGTCGCGGACTTCAACAAATCATTTGCCCCAGGTCGATGAAGGTTAAAGCTTTACTTACGGCTTTGGAATCTTCATGTGAGCATCcagtccagctggcttacggaaggtcgattgttttgcccaggtgtccgctcgtgatgaaataatgcacgacgAGGTATCTTTTGTCTTCTtctaccatcaaagcttgaaagtcgccatattaccaaTAATTGTGTCCCTGCGacgtaaacccaacaaaataagtaaataacataTACTACTCAACTTTTGCTAAGCACCAAAGGTTTCATGCTATATTATAAACATAGTTTACAGGATGTctctacagatttttttttcaccaaacgGTTAAACAAGGTTTTGAGATGACCCCCCAGTACAAGAACTAAGCTGTTTTATCGGTCAGGCATATACAGCGGGACGCGGAAAGCATGCACCCTCGCTTTTCGGTACATTTTCTGGGTTTTGACTTGGCTAATACGGGCactgtacatgtataatgtttccACTCAAACGGTCCGAAGAAGGTTGGATGAAGGTGATCATCAATCAAGACGACAATGTATACGGATTCCTCCCACTCGTAATAATCGACGGGCTCGTTATGATTGTGCTAGGGACTACTTTGGATAGAGCAGACGAGACTGGCGGCCTGTCCTGTTCACTGATGAGTCTAGGTTTTGCCCAGACTTTACAGACAGGCGTGATAGAGTATGGAAAAGGCTTGGAGAGAGATTCCATCCAACCATTCTTGCTGAACATGACCGGTATTTGGGTGGGTCAGTTATGGTATGGGACGGCATTAACTGGGATGGACGAACGGACCTCATTGTACTCGATAGGCGTACACTGACTGGTCAGCAGAATATTGATGAGATCTTAGATCCTCATGTTAGGCTTTATGCTGGTGCAGTTGGTGATGACTTCATGCTAATGGATGATAATGCCCGTCCTCATACTGCCCGAGTGGTTTGCGAGTACAGGGAAACAGAAGGCATTGTGCGTATAGACTTGCCAGCTCGATCCCGCGACCTGAATTCCATAGAACTCTTGTGGAATGAGCTGCAAGTACGCATTTCAGCTCGTCAAATGCAACCAAGAAGCCTCCAAATGTTACTACATGTTGGTCTAGGAATGGAACGCCATTCCTGAAAGAACAGTAAGAAACCTGATAGGGAGCATGCAATGAAACTGTCAAGCAGTAATGAACAGCCACGTGTGTCATACTCGATATTGATACCCTAACAATGCAGCCCATCGGCTTTttgacaatttttgaaaaaatgcccATTGAACAAAAAAACTCCAATTTGGGGGTCATCCTTTGCGAACCCGTAATGCAACTATTCTTGAAAATATACCCCTTAAAAAACTTTGGTGCATAGCATAAAATAGcaagtatatataaaaataataaaatgctgcATATGTATTGCCTTGAAAAGTTTGCAACACGCGTTAACAAGATGACGtgattttcttaaataataacaTGCACAGAAAACACGATCACACAATAATTTTACAAGATAACAGCTTTATGAACTGAATAACACATTCTAGagactgtcttttttttttgagttattgaggtaaatgtcagattttatgcatgaaatacctctaatgttttttcTGGTTTTCAgaatttaaattatttccatgttaattttattaaattcggttcagtattaagaaagttgatattttctaaacttcggtaatttatgtttttatccccaaaaccttTATAACAGGCCTTAAATTGTTCAATTCAAGTCCGTGCCAATGTAGACCAATTTCACGGCTATGTCGTGAGTCTCGTGAAAATCGAAGCAGTAAGAGTTCACGCATATGCCGTGAGTCCCGTGAAATCCAATATTTTGGCGGGACATAACCATAACcatacaaatagactggactagatatatTTAGGGCACAACATTTTTGACAGTCTTGAGACgaaattatgtcactttgatttttcttggtagaaattttgctcgatcgagcttctttCACCAGACGATTTTTCACCTGGTTCGCTATAGTGTACACGCCTTGAAGTGATTTCCCAGCGGAGAGATTTTCGTCCTATGGTTGTGTCttaaccgcaaagacgctgagaTTGAGACAGCTCAGGGATATAAAAACCTACCAACACCGGACATGGGGAGCCTAAATggagtcaacgttttcacggtttagcGATACATCATTTTAAGTTTAGTTCTTCGTGCTACTTTAAGTTATAAGTAAAAGGAAACACCTGTGATACGTCACGAAAGAAATTAACTGTAATTAGTAGGACTGAACATCTTCTAGAAAACAGGTGCTGAGCCcagatttttttcagtatatttttgtttgttcttttcttCTAATTAGTCATGTTTCTTcgttcattgtaaataatcatttttttataaataaacttgTAATGAGTGTTATGTTGTTCTGGTAGTTTCTGTCCCCggttcgtccatcctgtcacaaagACTAGATCACAaattgacatgataacatggctaattgacataataagacactattttgGTAAGTTAACATCCCTCTTTGACATGGTAACATGGCTGGCTGTTAAAATGAGACACTGTTTCTACACGTTACACCGCATCTTGACATAATAAAATAGCCTTTGAACATAATATGACACTGTTTTGACACATTAACATGAATTTCATAACATAAGATAGCTACGGCGTTCCATTGTACCCTTTGAATTTACAACATTCAACCACAAAATAATACTTACACGCTTCACGTGCCGTGGAAGAACCTACATGGATGATAAGTAACCATAACAAATCATTtccttttttctatttcaagatacAGATAAACACGAGACTATAATTGTGAGACAGATATTCGTCAGAAAAGATGAACTACGGTTTCTAAGAAACCAGGAAAAGTGCTCGAATGAAACGTTTTTGATGATTTATATCCATTCAAAACCTGCAAATACCGAAAGAAGGCGCATGATACGAAATACATGGGGATCTCGTGCTATTTTGAAAAAGCACAAAGCGAGATTAATCTTTTTCACCGGTGAAGTTGTGGATCGCAATTTACAAGTTATTCTTGACTTTGAAAATGAGTTACATAAAGATATTATTCAAGTAAACTTCACTGATTCTTATAGAAATTTGACATATAAAGCAATTTCTGGATTGAAATGGGTGGCTGAAAATTGTCAAAATGCTACATTTGTTCTTAAGACAGACGATGACATTATAATTGACATATACACAGTAATAACGTTAATGACAAATAATGATAACAGATTGCAAAAGAAGAATCTTCTTGCTTGTTATGTTTCGAAA
This genomic window from Mercenaria mercenaria strain notata unplaced genomic scaffold, MADL_Memer_1 contig_1195, whole genome shotgun sequence contains:
- the LOC128551511 gene encoding beta-1,3-galactosyltransferase 5-like; the encoded protein is MIKRRLLSFIRSFTLPLHVTKNASKFNIQRFWALGVTTMSALLFLFILFLNKDTDKHETIIVRQIFVRKDELRFLRNQEKCSNETFLMIYIHSKPANTERRRMIRNTWGSRAILKKHKARLIFFTGEVVDRNLQVILDFENELHKDIIQVNFTDSYRNLTYKAISGLKWVAENCQNATFVLKTDDDIIIDIYTVITLMTNNDNRLQKKNLLACYVSKHNYVDRNKNSKWYTSYEEYPDPCYFNYCSGSAFIMSYDVVYKFYLKSHETPFFWVDDYYVTGMLARVTNVTHVPLNDRYCVSKTADLRKELASNANITFIQSPNTNTSLYVWKTYLERSKYLKSAHHSIG